From the Mastacembelus armatus chromosome 14, fMasArm1.2, whole genome shotgun sequence genome, one window contains:
- the auts2a gene encoding autism susceptibility gene 2 protein isoform X13, translated as MIKSSWFYVKFKYSEKLKPGQNNCKDSDSESISGESKPSFRSSSRDRLTDCDTESDQDDKVSNAGSEKFFSTAAVKVPHFGNDVLSTNGSQEPHGPGVFKVSGLERSQERSQESCRDTQPPTSSTPSPLPQPQLSVPQPLSPHWTQTNGPSQAPASTHLPARSEAPTRPQTPAALPLAQGQEPSPPPPPRSQHQPELPSHPRPPPTPSLHPHPPSPALPTHHPHQQHPSQAGPHRPPSRCHPRPLSAYNSLNLNGHSSSRSSTPGTKPHGPAAPTLHLPHHPPPPQAAASPFPLPLAANQSTAHSFPPALQTSPHPHHPNMFAPPAALPPPPPLTSSTLPVPGHPAAGSAYSEQDLLRQELNTRFLASQSADRGASLGPPPYLRTEFHQHQHQHQHQHQHTHQHTHQHTFTPFPHAIMPTPAPPMVRTPARNFDKYPTKVDPFYRHSLFHSYPPALSGLPPVIPPTGPFSSLQGAFQPKTSNPLDVSTRPGAVPHTFLQKDPRLTDPFRPILRKPGKWCAMHVHIAWQIYHHQQKVKQQMQVDPHKLDFGLKPEFLSRPPGPSLFGAIHHPSDLARPATLFSAAGPTHPSAGPFGHPPHHPGNFLTPASHLEPFSRPTSFGGLGSLSSSAFGGLGNPALKSLTAANSVFGHKDGPNAQQHFSSSSNSSHQEPWNRLHRTPPSFPTPPPWLKPGDSERSTSVSSHERDRDSDKRDSLVGKDDKDRDSVEKRHPSHPSPVPVNPISLLSHNRPPEHHRNHLPPASAESQRDKESKAKDREREHTDSWKDSGTDDHKLKDNQHSDKDTPVIHDGRTSEDKVSNRGAASPYVRQTSLERPNGGLSREVLEKKVDVSYEHQKKNNEVKVKEERKEEPDAATERPSEHPVQPPSTPNLHPPTSMPVPMGMAGVHPINSISSLERTRVVAPFMGISPIPGADRFPYPAFHWDPMRDPYRGLDIHRRDPLSRDLLLRNDPLHRLAAPRLYEADRSYREREPHDFNRDHAHPLALEQRREQERAQMEERDRLNMLREDYEHGRLHPTMHHPALDGHLPHPAPGLIAPGLPGMHYSRVSPSAAAAAAAAATAHQNGILNKTPPTASLSAPPPLIPTLGARPGSPRRTTPLATDIRDRPAHKDIEAR; from the exons TCCCACATTTTGGCAATGATGTGCTCTCTACCAATGGCAGCCAGGAGCCTCACGGCCCAGGCGTCTTCAAGGTGTCAGGCCTAGAGCGCAGTCAAGAGAGGAGCCAAGAGAGCTGCAGGGACACCCAACCCCCTACATCCAGCACCCCCAGCCCCCTGCCCCAACCCCAGTTGTCTGTTCCCCAGCCCTTGTCCCCTCATTGGACCCAGACAAACGGCCCTTCCCAGGCTCCAGCCTCAACCCACCTGCCTGCACGTTCAGAGGCTCCCACCAGGCCTCAGACACCCGCAGCCCTGCCTCTCGCTCAGGGCCAAGAGCCCTCACCTCCCCCCCCTCCCCGGTCCCAGCACCAGCCTGAACTGCCATCCCACCCACGACCACCACCGACACCCAGCCTTCACCCACATCCGCCCTCACCTGCCCTCCCAACCCACCACCCTCACCAACAGCATCCAAGTCAAGCAGGGCCCCATCGGCCCCCATCGCGCTGCCACCCCCGGCCCCTTTCTGCCTACAACAGCCTCAACCTCAACGGTCACAG cagcagcaggagcagcaccCCAGGCACAAAGCCCCACGGGCCCGCTGCTCCCACTTTGCACCTCCCCCACCACCCGCCTCCTCCGCAAGCAGCAGCCTCCCCCTTCCCTCTGCCCCTAGCGGCTAACCAGAGCACAGCCCACAGCTTCCCCCCTGCCTTGCAGACTTCACCGCATCCACATCACCCCAATATGTTCGCTCCTCCAGCAGCTTtgcctccaccaccaccactgacGTCTAGCACCCTGCCAGTACCCGGACATCCTGCTGCTGGGAGTGCTTACTCAG aACAAGATCTTCTGCGCCAGGAGCTTAACACCCGCTTCCTGGCCTCCCAGAGTGCCGACCGTGGCGCCTCGCTGGGCCCACCACCTTACCTGCGCACCGAGTTCCACCAGCACCAACATCAGCACCAGCATCAGCACCAACACACCCACCAGCACACCCACCAGCATACCTTCACGCCCTTTCCCCACGCCATCATGCCCACCCCAGCACCGCCCATGGTGCGTACCCCTGCCAGAAAT TTTGACAAATATCCAACAAAAGTTGACCCCTTCTACAGACACAGT CTCTTTCACTCCTACCCACCAGCCCTGTCTGGCCTTCCCCCTGTTATCCCTCCGACTGGACCCTTCAGCTCGCTGCAGGGTGCCTTTCAGCCcaag ACTTCTAATCCACTGGATGTGTCCACAAGACCTGGAGCCGTCCCACACACATTCCTACAGAAGGACCCCAGG CTAACAGATCCATTTCGTCCCATTCTCAGG AAACCAGGGAAGTGGTGTGCCATGCATGTCCATATTGCCTGGCAGATATACCACCACCAGCAGAAAGTAAAG CAGCAGATGCAGGTTGACCCTCACAAGCTAGACTTTGGCCTCAAGCCTGAGTTCCTGAGTCGGCCTCCAGGCCCCAGCCTCTTCGGTGCCATCCATCACCCCAGCGACCTGGCACGGCCTGCCACGCTCTTCTCTGCTGCAG GTCCTACACACCCATCAGCAGGTCCCTTTGGCCACCCACCCCACCATCCTGGAAACTTCCTCACCCCAGCATCTCACCTAG AACCTTTCAGTAGACCTACATCATTTGGAGGACTGGGATCTCTCAGTTCATCAGCTTTCGGAGGACTGGGAAATCCAGCACTAA AATCCCTAACAGCGGCCAACTCTGTGTTCGGCCATAAAGATGGCCCAAATGCACAGCAgcacttcagcagcagcagtaatagCAGCCACCAGGAGCCATGGAACCGCCTGCACCGTACGCCACCCTCCTTCCCCACACCGCCACCCTGGCTGAAACCTGGAGACTCTGAGAGAAGCACCTCGGTCAGCTCGCACGAGCGGGACAGAGACTCTGACAAACGGGACTCATTGGTTGGTAAAGACGACAAAGACAG GGACTCTGTAGAAAAGCGACACCCAAGCCACCCATCTCCAGTCCCTGTCAACCCAATTAGCCTCCTTAGCCATAATCGGCCTCCTGAGCACCACAGGAACCACCTGCCCCCTGCTTCTGCAGAATCTCAGAGGGACAAAGAGAGCAAGGCAAAAGACAGGGAAAGGGAGCACACGGACTCCTGGAAAGACAGTGGCACAGACGACCACAAGCTCaaagacaaccagcacagcGATAAGGATACACCTGTGATCCATGACGGTCGAACATCAGAGGACAAAGTGTCCAACAGAGGAGCAGCGTCACCTTATGTCCGGCAGACCAGCCTAGAACGCCCCAATGGTGGCCTGAGTCGGGAGGTCCTGGAAAAGAAGGTAGATGTGTCGTACGAGCACCAGAAAAAGAACAATGAGGTGAAAgtaaaggaggagaggaaggaggagccGGACGCAGCCACAGAGAGGCCAAGTGAGCATCCAGTACAGCCACCCTCCACACCAAACCTCCACCCCCCCACCTCAATGCCTGTACCTATGGGCATGGCTGGCGTCCACCCTATCAACAGCATCAGCAGTCTGGAGAGAACTCGAGTGGTGGCACCCTTCATGGGTATCAGTCCCATCCCAGGAGCTGACAGATTTCCCTACCCTGCCTTCCATTGGGACCCAATGAGAGATCCCTACAGAGGCCTCGACATTCACAGACGGGACCCTCTGTCTCGGGACCTGCTGCTAAGGAATGACCCTCTGCACCGGCTGGCAGCACCACGTCTCTATGAGGCCGATCGCTCCTACAGAGAACGGGAGCCACATGACTTTAATCGTGACCACGCTCACCCTCTGGCCCTAGAGCAGAGGAGGGAGCAAGAGCGCGCCCAAATGGAGGAACGTGACCGCCTTAACATGCTCAGAGAGGACTATGAGCACGGGCGCCTCCACCCCACAATGCATCATCCTGCCCTTGATGGACATCTCCCCCACCCTGCCCCTGGCCTCATAGCCCCTGGACTCCCTGGCATGCACTACTCCAGGGTCAGCccctcagctgctgcagctgcagctgctgcggcCACAGCCCATCAGAACGGTATACTGAATAAAACACCACCCACTGCCTCTCTGAGTGCCCCACCCCCGCTCATCCCTACATTGGGTGCTCGGCCCGGTTCACCCAGACGGACTACTCCCCTGGCCACAGATATCAGAGACAGACCGGCTCACAAAGATATTGAGGCGCGGTGA
- the auts2a gene encoding autism susceptibility gene 2 protein isoform X14, protein MGQMYSAEDKRGLFSFPSKAGNGKSVPRRNHVLPDVEGLCGVGGSCQALIRDSYSHLRVSNAGSEKFFSTAAVKVPHFGNDVLSTNGSQEPHGPGVFKVSGLERSQERSQESCRDTQPPTSSTPSPLPQPQLSVPQPLSPHWTQTNGPSQAPASTHLPARSEAPTRPQTPAALPLAQGQEPSPPPPPRSQHQPELPSHPRPPPTPSLHPHPPSPALPTHHPHQQHPSQAGPHRPPSRCHPRPLSAYNSLNLNGHSSSRSSTPGTKPHGPAAPTLHLPHHPPPPQAAASPFPLPLAANQSTAHSFPPALQTSPHPHHPNMFAPPAALPPPPPLTSSTLPVPGHPAAGSAYSEQDLLRQELNTRFLASQSADRGASLGPPPYLRTEFHQHQHQHQHQHQHTHQHTHQHTFTPFPHAIMPTPAPPMVRTPARNFDKYPTKVDPFYRHSLFHSYPPALSGLPPVIPPTGPFSSLQGAFQPKTSNPLDVSTRPGAVPHTFLQKDPRLTDPFRPILRKPGKWCAMHVHIAWQIYHHQQKVKQQMQVDPHKLDFGLKPEFLSRPPGPSLFGAIHHPSDLARPATLFSAAGPTHPSAGPFGHPPHHPGNFLTPASHLEPFSRPTSFGGLGSLSSSAFGGLGNPALKSLTAANSVFGHKDGPNAQQHFSSSSNSSHQEPWNRLHRTPPSFPTPPPWLKPGDSERSTSVSSHERDRDSDKRDSLVGKDDKDRDSVEKRHPSHPSPVPVNPISLLSHNRPPEHHRNHLPPASAESQRDKESKAKDREREHTDSWKDSGTDDHKLKDNQHSDKDTPVIHDGRTSEDKVSNRGAASPYVRQTSLERPNGGLSREVLEKKVDVSYEHQKKNNEVKVKEERKEEPDAATERPSEHPVQPPSTPNLHPPTSMPVPMGMAGVHPINSISSLERTRVVAPFMGISPIPGADRFPYPAFHWDPMRDPYRGLDIHRRDPLSRDLLLRNDPLHRLAAPRLYEADRSYREREPHDFNRDHAHPLALEQRREQERAQMEERDRLNMLREDYEHGRLHPTMHHPALDGHLPHPAPGLIAPGLPGMHYSRVSPSAAAAAAAAATAHQNGILNKTPPTASLSAPPPLIPTLGARPGSPRRTTPLATDIRDRPAHKDIEAR, encoded by the exons TCCCACATTTTGGCAATGATGTGCTCTCTACCAATGGCAGCCAGGAGCCTCACGGCCCAGGCGTCTTCAAGGTGTCAGGCCTAGAGCGCAGTCAAGAGAGGAGCCAAGAGAGCTGCAGGGACACCCAACCCCCTACATCCAGCACCCCCAGCCCCCTGCCCCAACCCCAGTTGTCTGTTCCCCAGCCCTTGTCCCCTCATTGGACCCAGACAAACGGCCCTTCCCAGGCTCCAGCCTCAACCCACCTGCCTGCACGTTCAGAGGCTCCCACCAGGCCTCAGACACCCGCAGCCCTGCCTCTCGCTCAGGGCCAAGAGCCCTCACCTCCCCCCCCTCCCCGGTCCCAGCACCAGCCTGAACTGCCATCCCACCCACGACCACCACCGACACCCAGCCTTCACCCACATCCGCCCTCACCTGCCCTCCCAACCCACCACCCTCACCAACAGCATCCAAGTCAAGCAGGGCCCCATCGGCCCCCATCGCGCTGCCACCCCCGGCCCCTTTCTGCCTACAACAGCCTCAACCTCAACGGTCACAG cagcagcaggagcagcaccCCAGGCACAAAGCCCCACGGGCCCGCTGCTCCCACTTTGCACCTCCCCCACCACCCGCCTCCTCCGCAAGCAGCAGCCTCCCCCTTCCCTCTGCCCCTAGCGGCTAACCAGAGCACAGCCCACAGCTTCCCCCCTGCCTTGCAGACTTCACCGCATCCACATCACCCCAATATGTTCGCTCCTCCAGCAGCTTtgcctccaccaccaccactgacGTCTAGCACCCTGCCAGTACCCGGACATCCTGCTGCTGGGAGTGCTTACTCAG aACAAGATCTTCTGCGCCAGGAGCTTAACACCCGCTTCCTGGCCTCCCAGAGTGCCGACCGTGGCGCCTCGCTGGGCCCACCACCTTACCTGCGCACCGAGTTCCACCAGCACCAACATCAGCACCAGCATCAGCACCAACACACCCACCAGCACACCCACCAGCATACCTTCACGCCCTTTCCCCACGCCATCATGCCCACCCCAGCACCGCCCATGGTGCGTACCCCTGCCAGAAAT TTTGACAAATATCCAACAAAAGTTGACCCCTTCTACAGACACAGT CTCTTTCACTCCTACCCACCAGCCCTGTCTGGCCTTCCCCCTGTTATCCCTCCGACTGGACCCTTCAGCTCGCTGCAGGGTGCCTTTCAGCCcaag ACTTCTAATCCACTGGATGTGTCCACAAGACCTGGAGCCGTCCCACACACATTCCTACAGAAGGACCCCAGG CTAACAGATCCATTTCGTCCCATTCTCAGG AAACCAGGGAAGTGGTGTGCCATGCATGTCCATATTGCCTGGCAGATATACCACCACCAGCAGAAAGTAAAG CAGCAGATGCAGGTTGACCCTCACAAGCTAGACTTTGGCCTCAAGCCTGAGTTCCTGAGTCGGCCTCCAGGCCCCAGCCTCTTCGGTGCCATCCATCACCCCAGCGACCTGGCACGGCCTGCCACGCTCTTCTCTGCTGCAG GTCCTACACACCCATCAGCAGGTCCCTTTGGCCACCCACCCCACCATCCTGGAAACTTCCTCACCCCAGCATCTCACCTAG AACCTTTCAGTAGACCTACATCATTTGGAGGACTGGGATCTCTCAGTTCATCAGCTTTCGGAGGACTGGGAAATCCAGCACTAA AATCCCTAACAGCGGCCAACTCTGTGTTCGGCCATAAAGATGGCCCAAATGCACAGCAgcacttcagcagcagcagtaatagCAGCCACCAGGAGCCATGGAACCGCCTGCACCGTACGCCACCCTCCTTCCCCACACCGCCACCCTGGCTGAAACCTGGAGACTCTGAGAGAAGCACCTCGGTCAGCTCGCACGAGCGGGACAGAGACTCTGACAAACGGGACTCATTGGTTGGTAAAGACGACAAAGACAG GGACTCTGTAGAAAAGCGACACCCAAGCCACCCATCTCCAGTCCCTGTCAACCCAATTAGCCTCCTTAGCCATAATCGGCCTCCTGAGCACCACAGGAACCACCTGCCCCCTGCTTCTGCAGAATCTCAGAGGGACAAAGAGAGCAAGGCAAAAGACAGGGAAAGGGAGCACACGGACTCCTGGAAAGACAGTGGCACAGACGACCACAAGCTCaaagacaaccagcacagcGATAAGGATACACCTGTGATCCATGACGGTCGAACATCAGAGGACAAAGTGTCCAACAGAGGAGCAGCGTCACCTTATGTCCGGCAGACCAGCCTAGAACGCCCCAATGGTGGCCTGAGTCGGGAGGTCCTGGAAAAGAAGGTAGATGTGTCGTACGAGCACCAGAAAAAGAACAATGAGGTGAAAgtaaaggaggagaggaaggaggagccGGACGCAGCCACAGAGAGGCCAAGTGAGCATCCAGTACAGCCACCCTCCACACCAAACCTCCACCCCCCCACCTCAATGCCTGTACCTATGGGCATGGCTGGCGTCCACCCTATCAACAGCATCAGCAGTCTGGAGAGAACTCGAGTGGTGGCACCCTTCATGGGTATCAGTCCCATCCCAGGAGCTGACAGATTTCCCTACCCTGCCTTCCATTGGGACCCAATGAGAGATCCCTACAGAGGCCTCGACATTCACAGACGGGACCCTCTGTCTCGGGACCTGCTGCTAAGGAATGACCCTCTGCACCGGCTGGCAGCACCACGTCTCTATGAGGCCGATCGCTCCTACAGAGAACGGGAGCCACATGACTTTAATCGTGACCACGCTCACCCTCTGGCCCTAGAGCAGAGGAGGGAGCAAGAGCGCGCCCAAATGGAGGAACGTGACCGCCTTAACATGCTCAGAGAGGACTATGAGCACGGGCGCCTCCACCCCACAATGCATCATCCTGCCCTTGATGGACATCTCCCCCACCCTGCCCCTGGCCTCATAGCCCCTGGACTCCCTGGCATGCACTACTCCAGGGTCAGCccctcagctgctgcagctgcagctgctgcggcCACAGCCCATCAGAACGGTATACTGAATAAAACACCACCCACTGCCTCTCTGAGTGCCCCACCCCCGCTCATCCCTACATTGGGTGCTCGGCCCGGTTCACCCAGACGGACTACTCCCCTGGCCACAGATATCAGAGACAGACCGGCTCACAAAGATATTGAGGCGCGGTGA
- the auts2a gene encoding autism susceptibility gene 2 protein homolog isoform X15 — MFAPPAALPPPPPLTSSTLPVPGHPAAGSAYSEQDLLRQELNTRFLASQSADRGASLGPPPYLRTEFHQHQHQHQHQHQHTHQHTHQHTFTPFPHAIMPTPAPPMVRTPARNFDKYPTKVDPFYRHSLFHSYPPALSGLPPVIPPTGPFSSLQGAFQPKTSNPLDVSTRPGAVPHTFLQKDPRLTDPFRPILRKPGKWCAMHVHIAWQIYHHQQKVKQQMQVDPHKLDFGLKPEFLSRPPGPSLFGAIHHPSDLARPATLFSAAGPTHPSAGPFGHPPHHPGNFLTPASHLEPFSRPTSFGGLGSLSSSAFGGLGNPALKSLTAANSVFGHKDGPNAQQHFSSSSNSSHQEPWNRLHRTPPSFPTPPPWLKPGDSERSTSVSSHERDRDSDKRDSLVGKDDKDRDSVEKRHPSHPSPVPVNPISLLSHNRPPEHHRNHLPPASAESQRDKESKAKDREREHTDSWKDSGTDDHKLKDNQHSDKDTPVIHDGRTSEDKVSNRGAASPYVRQTSLERPNGGLSREVLEKKVDVSYEHQKKNNEVKVKEERKEEPDAATERPSEHPVQPPSTPNLHPPTSMPVPMGMAGVHPINSISSLERTRVVAPFMGISPIPGADRFPYPAFHWDPMRDPYRGLDIHRRDPLSRDLLLRNDPLHRLAAPRLYEADRSYREREPHDFNRDHAHPLALEQRREQERAQMEERDRLNMLREDYEHGRLHPTMHHPALDGHLPHPAPGLIAPGLPGMHYSRVSPSAAAAAAAAATAHQNGILNKTPPTASLSAPPPLIPTLGARPGSPRRTTPLATDIRDRPAHKDIEAR; from the exons ATGTTCGCTCCTCCAGCAGCTTtgcctccaccaccaccactgacGTCTAGCACCCTGCCAGTACCCGGACATCCTGCTGCTGGGAGTGCTTACTCAG aACAAGATCTTCTGCGCCAGGAGCTTAACACCCGCTTCCTGGCCTCCCAGAGTGCCGACCGTGGCGCCTCGCTGGGCCCACCACCTTACCTGCGCACCGAGTTCCACCAGCACCAACATCAGCACCAGCATCAGCACCAACACACCCACCAGCACACCCACCAGCATACCTTCACGCCCTTTCCCCACGCCATCATGCCCACCCCAGCACCGCCCATGGTGCGTACCCCTGCCAGAAAT TTTGACAAATATCCAACAAAAGTTGACCCCTTCTACAGACACAGT CTCTTTCACTCCTACCCACCAGCCCTGTCTGGCCTTCCCCCTGTTATCCCTCCGACTGGACCCTTCAGCTCGCTGCAGGGTGCCTTTCAGCCcaag ACTTCTAATCCACTGGATGTGTCCACAAGACCTGGAGCCGTCCCACACACATTCCTACAGAAGGACCCCAGG CTAACAGATCCATTTCGTCCCATTCTCAGG AAACCAGGGAAGTGGTGTGCCATGCATGTCCATATTGCCTGGCAGATATACCACCACCAGCAGAAAGTAAAG CAGCAGATGCAGGTTGACCCTCACAAGCTAGACTTTGGCCTCAAGCCTGAGTTCCTGAGTCGGCCTCCAGGCCCCAGCCTCTTCGGTGCCATCCATCACCCCAGCGACCTGGCACGGCCTGCCACGCTCTTCTCTGCTGCAG GTCCTACACACCCATCAGCAGGTCCCTTTGGCCACCCACCCCACCATCCTGGAAACTTCCTCACCCCAGCATCTCACCTAG AACCTTTCAGTAGACCTACATCATTTGGAGGACTGGGATCTCTCAGTTCATCAGCTTTCGGAGGACTGGGAAATCCAGCACTAA AATCCCTAACAGCGGCCAACTCTGTGTTCGGCCATAAAGATGGCCCAAATGCACAGCAgcacttcagcagcagcagtaatagCAGCCACCAGGAGCCATGGAACCGCCTGCACCGTACGCCACCCTCCTTCCCCACACCGCCACCCTGGCTGAAACCTGGAGACTCTGAGAGAAGCACCTCGGTCAGCTCGCACGAGCGGGACAGAGACTCTGACAAACGGGACTCATTGGTTGGTAAAGACGACAAAGACAG GGACTCTGTAGAAAAGCGACACCCAAGCCACCCATCTCCAGTCCCTGTCAACCCAATTAGCCTCCTTAGCCATAATCGGCCTCCTGAGCACCACAGGAACCACCTGCCCCCTGCTTCTGCAGAATCTCAGAGGGACAAAGAGAGCAAGGCAAAAGACAGGGAAAGGGAGCACACGGACTCCTGGAAAGACAGTGGCACAGACGACCACAAGCTCaaagacaaccagcacagcGATAAGGATACACCTGTGATCCATGACGGTCGAACATCAGAGGACAAAGTGTCCAACAGAGGAGCAGCGTCACCTTATGTCCGGCAGACCAGCCTAGAACGCCCCAATGGTGGCCTGAGTCGGGAGGTCCTGGAAAAGAAGGTAGATGTGTCGTACGAGCACCAGAAAAAGAACAATGAGGTGAAAgtaaaggaggagaggaaggaggagccGGACGCAGCCACAGAGAGGCCAAGTGAGCATCCAGTACAGCCACCCTCCACACCAAACCTCCACCCCCCCACCTCAATGCCTGTACCTATGGGCATGGCTGGCGTCCACCCTATCAACAGCATCAGCAGTCTGGAGAGAACTCGAGTGGTGGCACCCTTCATGGGTATCAGTCCCATCCCAGGAGCTGACAGATTTCCCTACCCTGCCTTCCATTGGGACCCAATGAGAGATCCCTACAGAGGCCTCGACATTCACAGACGGGACCCTCTGTCTCGGGACCTGCTGCTAAGGAATGACCCTCTGCACCGGCTGGCAGCACCACGTCTCTATGAGGCCGATCGCTCCTACAGAGAACGGGAGCCACATGACTTTAATCGTGACCACGCTCACCCTCTGGCCCTAGAGCAGAGGAGGGAGCAAGAGCGCGCCCAAATGGAGGAACGTGACCGCCTTAACATGCTCAGAGAGGACTATGAGCACGGGCGCCTCCACCCCACAATGCATCATCCTGCCCTTGATGGACATCTCCCCCACCCTGCCCCTGGCCTCATAGCCCCTGGACTCCCTGGCATGCACTACTCCAGGGTCAGCccctcagctgctgcagctgcagctgctgcggcCACAGCCCATCAGAACGGTATACTGAATAAAACACCACCCACTGCCTCTCTGAGTGCCCCACCCCCGCTCATCCCTACATTGGGTGCTCGGCCCGGTTCACCCAGACGGACTACTCCCCTGGCCACAGATATCAGAGACAGACCGGCTCACAAAGATATTGAGGCGCGGTGA